CCTCATTTTTCTTTACTGTTTCAATTTGCTTTTATTGCATGTTTCACGTGTTCTTCAAATTACTTTTCAGACAGGAGGATACCATCATATTTCTGCTGAAACCACCTCATCGATTCCTCCTTGGAGATTTTGTGCCTCTCCTTTTCACCTTTTTATCAGAAATACTGAAACCAGGCTGCTCCATGACCACGTACAAATACAGACCATAAATTCCAATGCTAGGATCATACGTGATGCCCAGATCAATGTGTTCCTGAATCCCAAAGCCAAAGTTGCAGAAGTTGCTCTTCTTCAGTTCATATTCCCGAACCTTTAAACCCTTCTCTAAAATGTCCTCAGCTTTGGGTCCTCGAATTGTACAATGAACAGCAATCTTCTCATTTCTTCTGATATCAAATAATCGGACAGTGTAATGAGCCTTGGAAAAAACTGGGGTCTGGCCAGTGCATTG
This DNA window, taken from Pristiophorus japonicus isolate sPriJap1 chromosome 5, sPriJap1.hap1, whole genome shotgun sequence, encodes the following:
- the LOC139263996 gene encoding large ribosomal subunit protein uL5-like, with the translated sequence MASEKKENFMRELRIRKLCLNICVCESGDRLTRAAIVLEQCTGQTPVFSKAHYTVRLFDIRRNEKIAVHCTIRGPKAEDILEKGLKVREYELKKSNFCNFGFGIQEHIDLGITYDPSIGIYGLYLYVVMEQPGFSISDKKVKRRGTKSPRRNR